A single Thunnus thynnus chromosome 6, fThuThy2.1, whole genome shotgun sequence DNA region contains:
- the LOC137184561 gene encoding potassium voltage-gated channel subfamily A member 3, protein MRLHPRMDDHLSLLQSPPPSATKTRGDNLVNHGYTETEADVMTVVACDNMLEESAALPGHHSLDRYEPDHECCERVVINISGLRFETQLKTLSQFPETLLGDPKKRMRYFDPLRNEYFFDRNRPSFDAILYYYQSGGRIRRPVNVPIDIFSEEIRFYELGEEAMEKFREDEGFIKEEERPLPDNEFQRQVWLLFEYPESSGPARGIAIVSVLVILISIVIFCLETLPEFRDENRDPITIAPVINGTLPYFISPFSDPFFVVETLCIIWFSFELLVRFFACPSKATFSKNIMNIIDIVAIIPYFITLGTELAERQGNGQQAMSLAILRVIRLVRVFRIFKLSRHSKGLQILGQTLKASMRELGLLIFFLFIGVILFSSAVYFAEADDPDSGFNSIPDAFWWAVVTMTTVGYGDMHPVTIGGKIVGSLCAIAGVLTIALPVPVIVSNFNYFYHRETEGEEQAQYLHVGSCQPLADTEELRKTRSSSSLSKSEYMVIEEHGINSAFKQQPNFPTNTQNNSQNCVNINKKIFTDV, encoded by the coding sequence ATGCGTCTTCATCCGCGCATGGACGACCACCTCAGCCTCCTACAATCACCCCCGCCGAGCGCAACCAAAACCCGGGGCGACAACCTGGTGAACCACGGATACACCGAGACAGAGGCCGACGTGATGACGGTTGTGGCGTGTGACAACATGCTGGAAGAGTCTGCGGCTCTCCCGGGCCACCACTCTCTGGACCGTTATGAACCGGATCACGAATGCTGCGAGAGGGTGGTTATCAACATCTCAGGGTTACGCTTCGAGACACAACTCAAGACTCTCTCGCAGTTTCCAGAGACGTTGCTGGGGGACCCCAAGAAGAGAATGAGGTACTTTGATCCTCTCAGGAACGAGTACTTTTTCGATCGGAACCGACCCAGTTTTGATGCCATTCTGTATTACTACCAGTCTGGTGGGCGCATCAGAAGACCCGTAAACGTGCCCATTGACATTTTTTCTGAGGAGATCCGCTTCTATGAGCTGGGTGAGGAGGCTATGGAGAAGTTCAGAGAGGATGAGGGCTTCATAAAGGAGGAGGAACGGCCTTTGCCAGATAATGAATTTCAAAGACAGGTGTGGCTGCTTTTTGAATACCCAGAGAGCTCGGGTCCCGCCCGGGGCATAGCGATAGTGTCTGTCCTGGTCATTCTCATCTCCATTGTCATCTTCTGCTTAGAGACATTGCCGGAGTTCAGGGACGAGAATAGGGATCCGATAACTATTGCGCCTGTGATAAATGGCACACTCCCATATTTCATCAGCCCCTTCTCTGACCCATTCTTCGTGGTGGAGACGTTGTGTATCATCTGGTTCTCCTTCGAGCTGCTGGTGCGCTTCTTTGCATGCCCGAGTAAAGCCACGTTCTCAAAAAACATTATGAACATTATTGACATCGTGGCCATCATCCCCTATTTCATCACCCTGGGTACAGAGCTGGCAGAGAGGCAAGGAAATGGACAGCAGGCCATGTCATTAGCCATTCTGCGCGTAATTAGACTTGTTCGGGTGTTTCGCATCTTCAAACTCTCGCGTCACTCCAAGGGGCTTCAGATTTTAGGACAGACTCTAAAGGCCAGTATGCGTGAACTGGGCCTGCTCATCTTCTTCCTATTCATCGGTGTCATCCTCTTCTCCAGTGCTGTCTACTTTGCTGAGGCAGACGACCCAGATTCGGGTTTCAACAGCATCCCGGACGCATTCTGGTGGGCTGTTGTCACCATGACCACCGTGGGCTACGGGGACATGCACCCCGTGACAATCGGGGGGAAGATTGTGGGGTCTCTGTGCGCAATCGCCGGTGTGCTGACCATTGCTCTGCCTGTACCTGTCATTGTCTCCAATTTCAACTACTTCTACCACAGAGAGACTGAGGGCGAGGAGCAGGCACAATACCTGCACGTGGGCAGCTGTCAGCCTCTGGCAGACACAGAGGAGCTGAGGAAGACtcgctcctcttcctcactcagCAAGAGCGAGTATATGGTGATAGAGGAACACGGGATCAACAGCGCATTCAAACAGCAGCCCAACTTCCCCACCAACACACAGAACAACTCGCAGAATTGTGTGAACATAAACAAAAAGATTTTCACCGACGTGTAG